The following coding sequences lie in one Hippopotamus amphibius kiboko isolate mHipAmp2 chromosome 7, mHipAmp2.hap2, whole genome shotgun sequence genomic window:
- the MYCN gene encoding N-myc proto-oncogene protein isoform X2, with translation MPSCTASTMPGMICKNPDLEFDSLQPCFYPDEDDFYFGGPDSTPPGEDIWKKFELLPTPPLSPSRAFPEHSPEPLNWATEMLLPEADLWGNPAEEDAFGLGGLGGLTPNPVILQDCMWSGFSAREKLERAVSEKLQHGRPPAAGPAAPAPGAGATSPAGRGHSAVAAGPGRAGAALPAELAHPAAECVDPAVVFPFPVNKREPAPAPAAPAGAPTAAAAVVSGASAAASAGAPGAALPRAGGRPAGSGDHKALSTSGEDTLSDSDDEDDEEEDEEEEIDVVTVEKRRSSSNSKAVTTFTITVRPKSAALGPGRAPSGELILKRCVPIHQQHNYAAPSPYVEGEDAPPQKKIKSEASPRPLKSVVPPKAKSLSPRNSDSEDSERRRNHNILERQRRNDLRSSFLTLRDHVPELVKNEKAAKVVILKKATEYVHSLQAEEHQLLLEKEKLQARQQQLLKKIEHARTC, from the exons ATGCCGAGCTGCACCGCGTCCACCATGCCGGGGATGATCTGCAAGAACCCAGACCTCGAGTTTGACTCGCTGCAGCCCTGCTTCTACCCGGACGAAGATGACTTCTACTTCGGCGGCCCCGACTCGACCCCCCCGGGGGAGGACATCTGGAAGAAGTTTGAGCTGTTACCCACGCCCCCGCTGTCGCCCAGCCGTGCCTTCCCGGAGCACAGCCCGGAGCCCCTGAACTGGGCCACCGAGATGCTGCTGCCCGAGGCCGACCTGTGGGGCAACCCGGCCGAGGAGGACGCGTTCGGCCTGGGGGGCCTGGGCGGCCTCACCCCCAACCCGGTCATCCTCCAGGACTGCATGTGGAGCGGCTTCTCGGCCCGCGAGAAGCTGGAGCGCGCCGTGAGCGAGAAGCTGCAGCACGGCCGGCCGCCCGCCGCGGGGCCCGCAGCCCCCGCCCCGGGCGCGGGCGCCACCAGCCCCGCGGGCCGCGGGCACAGCGCGGTGGCTGCGgggccgggccgcgccggggcCGCCCTGCCCGCCGAACTCGCCCACCCGGCCGCCGAGTGCGTGGATCCCGCTGTGGTCTTCCCGTTCCCGGTGAACAAGCGCGAGcccgcgccggcgcccgccgcccCGGCCGGTGCCCCCACGGCTGCGGCCGCGGTCGTCTCGGGGGCGAGCGCCGCAGCCTCCGCGGGCGCCCCGGGGGCCGCCCTTCCGCGCGCCGGGGGCCGCCCGGCCGGCAGCGGTGACCACAAGGCCCTCAGCACCTCCGGAGAGGACACCCTGAGCGACTCAG ATGATGAAGATGACGAGGAGGAAGACGAAGAGGAGGAAATTGACGTGGTGACCGTGGAGAAGCGGCGGTCCTCCTCCAACAGCAAGGCTGTCACCACCTTCACCATCACCGTGCGTCCCAAGAGTGCAGCCCTAGGCCCCGGGAGGGCCCCGTCGGGTGAGCTGATCCTCAAGCGCTGCGTCCCCATCCACCAGCAGCACAACTATGCCGCCCCATCGCCCTACGTGGAGGGCGAGGATGCGCCGCCCCAGAAGAAGATAAAGAGTGAAGCATCCCCGCGTCCCCTCAAGAGTGTCGTCCCCCCAAAGGCCAAGAGCTTGAGCCCCCGCAACTCTGACTCGGAGGACAGCGAGCGCCGTCGGAACCACAACATCCTAGAGCGGCAGCGCCGCAATGACCTGCGGTCCAGCTTCCTCACGCTCAGGGACCACGTGCCAGAGCTGGTGAAGAACGAGAAGGCGGCCAAGGTGGTCATCTTGAAAAAGGCCACAGAGTACGTCCACTCCCTCCAGGCCGAGGAGCACCAGCTTTTgctggagaaggagaagctgcaggCAAGACAGCAACAGTTGCTAAAGAAAATTGAACACGCTCGGACTTGCTAA
- the MYCN gene encoding N-myc proto-oncogene protein isoform X1 produces MRGAPGNRVGAELALARLKRAQTAATRGPPVPSQPGTPAQNRLRIPGSPRECRRLARAPALHAPHGKEAPPELKRAERKEALIRRPGGEPMPSCTASTMPGMICKNPDLEFDSLQPCFYPDEDDFYFGGPDSTPPGEDIWKKFELLPTPPLSPSRAFPEHSPEPLNWATEMLLPEADLWGNPAEEDAFGLGGLGGLTPNPVILQDCMWSGFSAREKLERAVSEKLQHGRPPAAGPAAPAPGAGATSPAGRGHSAVAAGPGRAGAALPAELAHPAAECVDPAVVFPFPVNKREPAPAPAAPAGAPTAAAAVVSGASAAASAGAPGAALPRAGGRPAGSGDHKALSTSGEDTLSDSDDEDDEEEDEEEEIDVVTVEKRRSSSNSKAVTTFTITVRPKSAALGPGRAPSGELILKRCVPIHQQHNYAAPSPYVEGEDAPPQKKIKSEASPRPLKSVVPPKAKSLSPRNSDSEDSERRRNHNILERQRRNDLRSSFLTLRDHVPELVKNEKAAKVVILKKATEYVHSLQAEEHQLLLEKEKLQARQQQLLKKIEHARTC; encoded by the exons ATGCGGGGGGCTCCTGGGAACAGGGTTGGAGCCGAGCTAGCGCTAGCCAGACTCAAGCGCGCACAGACTGCAGCCACCCGAGGACCCCCCGTCCCTAGCCAGCCGGGGACCCCCGCACAGAATCGCCTCCGGATCCCCGGCAGTCCGCGGGAG TGTCGGAGGTTGGCGCGGGCCCCCGCCCTCCACGCCCCCCACGGGAAGGAAGCACCCCCCGAACTAAAAAGAGCGGAGCGGAAAGAAGCCCTCATTCGGCGGCCAGGAGGCGAGCCGATGCCGAGCTGCACCGCGTCCACCATGCCGGGGATGATCTGCAAGAACCCAGACCTCGAGTTTGACTCGCTGCAGCCCTGCTTCTACCCGGACGAAGATGACTTCTACTTCGGCGGCCCCGACTCGACCCCCCCGGGGGAGGACATCTGGAAGAAGTTTGAGCTGTTACCCACGCCCCCGCTGTCGCCCAGCCGTGCCTTCCCGGAGCACAGCCCGGAGCCCCTGAACTGGGCCACCGAGATGCTGCTGCCCGAGGCCGACCTGTGGGGCAACCCGGCCGAGGAGGACGCGTTCGGCCTGGGGGGCCTGGGCGGCCTCACCCCCAACCCGGTCATCCTCCAGGACTGCATGTGGAGCGGCTTCTCGGCCCGCGAGAAGCTGGAGCGCGCCGTGAGCGAGAAGCTGCAGCACGGCCGGCCGCCCGCCGCGGGGCCCGCAGCCCCCGCCCCGGGCGCGGGCGCCACCAGCCCCGCGGGCCGCGGGCACAGCGCGGTGGCTGCGgggccgggccgcgccggggcCGCCCTGCCCGCCGAACTCGCCCACCCGGCCGCCGAGTGCGTGGATCCCGCTGTGGTCTTCCCGTTCCCGGTGAACAAGCGCGAGcccgcgccggcgcccgccgcccCGGCCGGTGCCCCCACGGCTGCGGCCGCGGTCGTCTCGGGGGCGAGCGCCGCAGCCTCCGCGGGCGCCCCGGGGGCCGCCCTTCCGCGCGCCGGGGGCCGCCCGGCCGGCAGCGGTGACCACAAGGCCCTCAGCACCTCCGGAGAGGACACCCTGAGCGACTCAG ATGATGAAGATGACGAGGAGGAAGACGAAGAGGAGGAAATTGACGTGGTGACCGTGGAGAAGCGGCGGTCCTCCTCCAACAGCAAGGCTGTCACCACCTTCACCATCACCGTGCGTCCCAAGAGTGCAGCCCTAGGCCCCGGGAGGGCCCCGTCGGGTGAGCTGATCCTCAAGCGCTGCGTCCCCATCCACCAGCAGCACAACTATGCCGCCCCATCGCCCTACGTGGAGGGCGAGGATGCGCCGCCCCAGAAGAAGATAAAGAGTGAAGCATCCCCGCGTCCCCTCAAGAGTGTCGTCCCCCCAAAGGCCAAGAGCTTGAGCCCCCGCAACTCTGACTCGGAGGACAGCGAGCGCCGTCGGAACCACAACATCCTAGAGCGGCAGCGCCGCAATGACCTGCGGTCCAGCTTCCTCACGCTCAGGGACCACGTGCCAGAGCTGGTGAAGAACGAGAAGGCGGCCAAGGTGGTCATCTTGAAAAAGGCCACAGAGTACGTCCACTCCCTCCAGGCCGAGGAGCACCAGCTTTTgctggagaaggagaagctgcaggCAAGACAGCAACAGTTGCTAAAGAAAATTGAACACGCTCGGACTTGCTAA